In Micromonospora sp. NBC_01813, the following are encoded in one genomic region:
- a CDS encoding alpha/beta hydrolase has protein sequence MSEPIRSMSILPAERRDIELRTADGLTLVGELALPVDRPPVATLICLHPLPTHGGMMDSHVFRKAAWRLPALAGLAVLRFNTRGTSSVRGTSEGSFDNAEGERFDVAAAIEYAEFAELPRIWLLGWSFGTDLVLRHGCDPVVEGAILLSPPLRFATDADLATWSASGKPVTALVPELDDYLRPAEATDRFATLGQAEVVGVPGARHLWVGQVERVLDEVVRRVAPQVPVPLPTSWDGPMSAGDASAYADRTVAAFADVPVSGPAQRAAEED, from the coding sequence GTGAGCGAGCCGATCCGATCCATGTCGATCCTGCCCGCCGAGCGCCGGGACATCGAGTTGCGTACCGCCGACGGGCTCACCCTGGTCGGCGAGCTCGCGTTGCCGGTCGACCGGCCGCCGGTCGCGACCCTGATCTGTCTGCATCCGTTGCCGACCCATGGCGGGATGATGGACAGCCACGTCTTTCGCAAGGCTGCCTGGCGGTTGCCGGCCCTGGCCGGTCTGGCGGTGCTGCGGTTCAACACCCGGGGCACCAGCAGCGTCCGGGGCACCAGCGAGGGCAGTTTCGACAACGCCGAGGGGGAGCGGTTCGACGTCGCGGCGGCGATCGAGTACGCCGAGTTCGCGGAGCTGCCCCGGATCTGGCTGCTCGGCTGGTCGTTCGGCACGGATCTGGTCCTGCGGCACGGCTGTGACCCGGTCGTCGAAGGGGCGATCCTGCTGTCTCCGCCGCTGCGCTTCGCCACCGACGCGGACCTGGCCACCTGGTCGGCCTCGGGCAAGCCGGTCACCGCGCTGGTGCCGGAGCTGGACGACTATCTGCGCCCGGCCGAGGCGACCGACCGGTTCGCCACCCTCGGCCAGGCCGAGGTGGTCGGTGTGCCGGGAGCCCGTCACCTCTGGGTGGGTCAGGTGGAACGAGTGCTCGACGAGGTGGTCCGGCGGGTCGCGCCGCAGGTCCCGGTGCCGCTGCCGACCAGCTGGGACGGCCCGATGTCCGCCGGTGACGCCAGCGCGTACGCCGACCGGACGGTGGCGGCGTTCGCCGACGTGCCGGTCTCCGGGCCGGCGCAACGCGCTGCCGAGGAAGACTGA
- a CDS encoding glycosyltransferase family 2 protein: protein MTGQHWQAATGRPDVSIIIVSYNTNELIRRCLTELYASLTPQVTAEVVVVDNASSDGSADAIAAHFPQVRLVRLTTNVGFGRGVNRGAMVSSGRYLLCLNPDTLPVGHPVTELVTFADQHPGHGLYTGRTLHPDGTDDNYSCWGMPSLWSVFGFASGLSTVFRGRAWADPEGLPDYDRRSVREVPALSGCVLLIERELFGRLGGFDPQYFLYSEDIDLSARARALGARPLLTPTAQVVHLVGASSSSEGQRIRLLRGKATYLRRHWSPSRARIAVGMLAAGVGLRAIGKTILGRDRSRGVDWVGVWRARGDWAAGYPPVDEERPTTERLQQTTG from the coding sequence GTGACCGGTCAGCACTGGCAAGCGGCCACCGGCCGCCCCGACGTCTCGATCATCATCGTCTCGTACAACACCAACGAGCTGATCCGACGCTGCCTGACCGAGCTGTACGCGAGCCTGACCCCGCAGGTCACCGCCGAGGTCGTCGTGGTCGACAACGCCTCCAGCGACGGTTCCGCCGACGCGATCGCCGCCCACTTCCCGCAGGTACGCCTGGTCCGGCTCACCACCAACGTCGGCTTCGGCCGGGGCGTGAACCGGGGCGCGATGGTCAGCTCCGGGCGCTACCTGCTCTGCCTCAACCCGGACACGCTGCCGGTCGGGCATCCGGTAACCGAGTTGGTCACCTTCGCCGACCAGCACCCCGGCCACGGGCTGTACACCGGGCGGACCCTGCACCCGGACGGCACCGACGACAACTACTCCTGCTGGGGTATGCCGAGCCTGTGGAGCGTCTTCGGGTTCGCTAGCGGGCTGTCGACCGTGTTCCGTGGTCGGGCCTGGGCGGACCCCGAAGGGCTACCGGACTACGACCGGCGCAGCGTACGGGAGGTCCCGGCGCTGTCCGGCTGCGTCCTGCTGATCGAGCGGGAGCTCTTCGGCCGGCTCGGCGGCTTCGACCCGCAGTACTTCCTCTACAGCGAGGACATCGACCTGAGCGCCCGGGCCCGTGCATTGGGTGCCCGACCGTTGCTCACCCCGACCGCGCAGGTCGTGCACCTGGTCGGCGCCTCGTCCAGCTCCGAGGGGCAGCGCATCCGGCTGCTCCGCGGCAAGGCCACCTACCTGAGGCGCCACTGGTCACCGTCGCGGGCACGGATCGCCGTCGGGATGCTGGCCGCCGGAGTCGGCCTACGGGCGATCGGCAAGACCATCCTCGGTCGAGACCGGTCCCGAGGAGTCGACTGGGTCGGTGTCTGGCGGGCCAGAGGCGACTGGGCAGCCGGCTACCCGCCGGTCGACGAGGAACGCCCCACCACCGAACGGCTCCAGCAGACCACCGGCTGA
- a CDS encoding WecB/TagA/CpsF family glycosyltransferase: MLRVPQDQDSVTADRHRVNLRNVAFDPIREEDVVHHVVDALKAGRGGQIITPNVDILRRADREEECLNHIKSSSLVVADGAPLIWASRISGQPLPARVPGSDLIWSLSRALGEHRRSVYLLGGEPGTAVQAAAVLRARFPQLVVAGELSPPFGFDTSEEQLAQICAEVVAAAPDLVFVGLGFPKQERLIARLRPLLPRTWFMGCGAAIGFVAGVHRRAPRWMQRTGLEWVHRLLGEPQRLMRRYLLHDVPFAVQLLGGSVQTRLRAGGAASATTSAPPLSRRIPGPRAGRRTRRTDPVSTGKRS; encoded by the coding sequence GTGCTCCGTGTGCCTCAGGACCAGGATTCCGTCACCGCAGACAGGCATCGGGTTAACCTCCGCAATGTCGCCTTTGATCCCATTCGGGAAGAAGATGTCGTCCACCACGTGGTGGACGCGCTGAAGGCTGGGCGCGGTGGGCAGATAATCACCCCAAACGTAGACATTCTACGTCGCGCCGATCGCGAAGAGGAATGCCTCAATCACATAAAGTCATCATCTTTGGTGGTTGCGGACGGCGCGCCGCTGATCTGGGCCAGCCGAATCAGCGGCCAGCCGCTGCCGGCGCGGGTGCCCGGCTCCGACCTGATCTGGAGCCTGTCCCGAGCACTCGGCGAGCACCGCCGCTCGGTCTACCTGCTCGGCGGCGAGCCAGGCACCGCCGTCCAGGCCGCCGCGGTGCTGCGGGCCCGGTTTCCGCAGCTCGTCGTCGCCGGCGAACTGAGCCCGCCGTTCGGGTTCGACACCTCCGAGGAGCAACTCGCCCAGATCTGCGCCGAGGTGGTCGCCGCCGCGCCGGACCTGGTCTTCGTCGGCCTCGGCTTCCCCAAGCAGGAGCGGCTCATCGCCCGGCTGCGCCCGCTGTTGCCCCGGACCTGGTTCATGGGCTGCGGAGCGGCGATCGGCTTCGTCGCCGGCGTACACCGCCGGGCTCCCCGGTGGATGCAGCGCACCGGGTTGGAGTGGGTGCACCGGCTGCTCGGCGAGCCGCAGCGACTGATGCGTCGGTACCTGCTGCACGACGTGCCGTTCGCCGTACAACTGCTCGGCGGCAGTGTGCAGACCCGGCTCCGGGCCGGCGGCGCCGCCAGCGCGACCACGTCGGCGCCCCCGCTGTCCCGCCGGATCCCGGGCCCCCGGGCCGGCCGCCGCACCCGCCGCACCGACCCGGTCAGCACTGGCAAGCGGTCGTGA
- a CDS encoding glycosyltransferase, with protein sequence MSIRPVVVSPANGTIVAVQITVIMPAFNEEQGIGAVLRGMTESPHFGADIDIIVAANGCTDDTAAVARSCGVRVLEITTPSKIAALNAADEIATGDVRIYLDADMAVPVELLRELAAAIAEPGVEAAAPRPEIDTADSSWPVRSYYRINARLPVFKGRLFGRGLIALSAAARARFTHFPDIIADDMFLDAVVRSTEKRDVDLPVRVVAPRRTGDLIRRVARSRAGNAEFWHFVRTDPRGAELALDPVPGSSPFSWLSRVVGTSPSLFPAAFCYVAITVVAELRRRSPGWNVRTGWGRPGGGNPDRHTGGSDPQSAVETPGGGRGSRS encoded by the coding sequence TTGTCCATTCGACCGGTTGTCGTATCCCCCGCAAATGGAACGATCGTGGCTGTGCAGATCACTGTCATCATGCCGGCCTTCAACGAAGAGCAGGGGATCGGCGCTGTCTTGCGCGGAATGACCGAATCCCCACACTTTGGGGCTGACATCGACATCATCGTGGCGGCCAACGGCTGCACCGACGACACGGCGGCGGTGGCGCGATCATGCGGCGTGCGAGTACTGGAGATCACTACTCCATCGAAAATCGCCGCGCTCAACGCCGCCGACGAGATCGCCACGGGTGACGTACGGATCTATCTGGACGCCGACATGGCCGTCCCGGTGGAGTTGCTGCGGGAGTTGGCGGCGGCGATAGCCGAGCCCGGTGTCGAGGCGGCGGCGCCGCGCCCCGAGATAGACACGGCGGACAGCAGCTGGCCGGTGCGGTCCTACTACCGGATCAACGCCCGACTTCCGGTCTTCAAAGGTCGGCTATTCGGCCGAGGGCTGATCGCCCTCTCCGCCGCTGCCCGTGCGCGATTCACCCATTTTCCGGACATTATCGCAGACGACATGTTTCTGGACGCGGTGGTGCGGTCGACCGAGAAGCGCGACGTCGACCTGCCCGTACGGGTGGTCGCGCCGCGCCGTACCGGCGATTTGATCCGCCGGGTGGCCCGATCCCGGGCGGGCAATGCGGAATTCTGGCATTTCGTCCGGACTGATCCGCGTGGCGCGGAGTTGGCGCTGGATCCGGTGCCCGGATCCAGTCCATTTTCCTGGTTGAGCCGGGTTGTCGGTACTTCCCCGAGCCTGTTTCCGGCGGCGTTCTGTTACGTGGCAATCACTGTTGTCGCAGAATTAAGGCGACGTTCTCCTGGATGGAACGTGCGCACCGGATGGGGGCGGCCCGGTGGCGGCAACCCGGACCGGCACACTGGCGGCAGTGATCCACAGTCGGCGGTGGAGACGCCGGGGGGCGGTCGCGGGTCGCGTTCATGA